A region from the Metarhizium brunneum chromosome 7, complete sequence genome encodes:
- the terJ_1 gene encoding Efflux pump terJ, whose product MSITNDTAEKGPSSGHDGKGSEYFDQATIERLGRQRPEALSNWLAESFFVFTIVMSMMMSEYFIGGFNIVLPPIADALEIPASSRTWPAGVTNLTTAALLLPFARLCDLYGGRVVFLCGHMWLLTWSLVSGFSQNTTMLIVCRAMQGIGSAAFLPAGLAILSQTYRPGPRKNFVFAIYGAFACIGFYFGIFVGALTAEYLDWRWYFWIGAIVGLAVGISGSISIPRHLDDVNPNARMDWLGVVTIVPALVLIVFAFTDGGHAPDGWKTPYIYVTLVLGILFLAVAVYVQGWVSAQPLLPADLFKSRYMKRLMTALFLSYGVFGLIETVMHTKPILTAAWFTPLAVGGMVLAIAGGLVLHIISNQILMIISSLGFILSVLLFALIPDPATSGKSTSFTYWAYIFPAMIAGTIGVDITFNVTNVFITTAMPRRHQAAAGGLINSLLYLGIAFWLGIGELAVSATVQSRGGHEKVDAREQYRIGFWTALGLAIVSLGLVLTIKMGSAEASMTADEKAEMESRLQSRQQSQMQLEEQPPQAQAQQQQS is encoded by the exons ATGTCTATCACCAACGACACGGCGGAGAAGGGACCTTCGtcgggccatgatggcaaaggcTCTGAGTACTTTGACCAGGCGACCATCGAGCGTCTGGGCCGTCAGCGTCCGGAGGCGCTGTCCAACTGGCTCGCCGAgtccttcttcgtcttcaccattgtcatgtccatgatgatgagcgAATACTTCATCGGCGGCTTCAACATTGTGCTGCCGCCCATCGCTGACGCCCTCGAGATTCCCGCCTCATCGCGGACTTGGCCTGCCGGAGTGACGAATCTCACAACCGCCGCCCTCCTCCTGCCGTTTGCCCGCCTCTGCGACCTGTACGGCGGCAGGGTCGTCTTCCTCTGCGGACACATGTGGCTCCTCACATGGTCTCTTGTCAGCGGCTTTAGCCAAAACACCACGATGCTTATTGTGTGCCGGGCCATGCAGGGCATCGGCTCCGCGGCCTTCCTCCCCGCCGGCCTGGCCATCCTCAGCCAGACATACCGGCCCGGCCCGCGCAAGAACTTTGTCTTTGCCATCTACGGCGCCTTTGCTTGTATTGGTTTCTACTTTGGCATTTTTGTCGGTGCCCTGACGGCCGAGTACCTCGACTGGCGCTGGTACTTTTGGATCGGCGCCATTGTCGGCCTGGCCGTTGGGATTTCTGGGTCGATTAGCATCCCCAGGCACTTGGATGATGTGAATCCTAATGCTAGGATGGACTGGCTTGGCGTCGTTACTATTGTTCCCGCCCTGGTTCTTATTGTCTTTGCCTTTACTGATGGCGGACACGCCCCGGATGGGTGGAAGACGCCGTACATTTACGTCACCCTGGTTCTCGGCATCCTCTTCCTTGCTGTCGCCGTGTATGTCCAGGGCTGGGTCTCGGCTCAGCCTTTGTTGCCTGCCGATTTGTTCAAGTCCAGGTACATGAAGCGGTTGATGACGGCGCTGTTCTTGTCGTATGGCGTATTTGGCCT TATTGAGACTGTCATGCACACAAAGCCAATCCTTACTGCCGCTTGGTTCACGCCCCTCGCGGTCGGTGGCATGGTGTTGGCCATTGCAGGCGGCCTCGTTCTGCACATCATCTCCAACCAGATCCTCATGATCATCTCTTCTCTGGGTTTCATCCTGTCAGTTCTCCTGTTCGCGCTTATTCCGGACCCAGCTACGTCCGGCAAGTCCACCAGCTTCACTTACTGGGCGTACATCTTCCCGGCCATGATTGCCGGCACCATCGGCGTGGACATTACCTTCAACGTCACCAacgtcttcatcaccacTGCTATGCCGCGCCGACATCAAGCCGCTGCAGGGGGCTTGATCAACAGTCTGCTGTATCTAGGTATTGCATTCTGGCTTGGCATCGGGGAGCTGGCCGTGTCGGCAACGGTGCAGAGCAGGGGCGGCCACGAGAAGGTCGACGCGCGTGAACAGTACCGGATTGGGTTCTGGACGGCGCTCGGCTTGGCCATTGTGTCCTTGGGCCTTGTACTCACCATCAAGATGGGATCCGCCGAAGCCAGTATGACGGCAGACGAGAAGGCCGAGATGGAGTCGAGACTGCAGTCGCGACAGCAGTCACAGATGCAGCTGGAGGAGCAGCCGCCACAGGCAcaagcacagcagcagcagtcatGA
- the uctC gene encoding Acetyl-CoA:oxalate CoA-transferase: MSKEPHHAMPNRESFTTKDIIHDIWTATGLPPEALTALDLPGADASPALPSSFKIGPLAQASIALSALAARLLRSTRVDDSALPTVRVPAAHAAIEFKSNSLYTLRRNETPLPPYTHNPIGGLHKTSDGHVRIHDVFPHHVQGTLKLLGLPADAARHHVAGKVARWRKTDLEEEGTERGKVAIYALRSYEEWDALPQSGAVDARPVLLEPIGGGSSTPKPMAPLAEGGKRCLSGLRVVELTRVIAGPVSGKTLAAHGADVLWVTAPGLPALPMLDIDLSRGKRNIQLDIHRAQDKERLMDLLRNCDVFIQGYRPQSLASRGLSPEELVKINPNIVCANMSAFGPTGPWSHRRGFDSLVQAASGMNISEADKAGQGEASRVLPCQALDHASGYLLATGIMAAVYRRAALGGAWQVDVSLAGTMKYLRSLGQYPGATGFAVGDYLKGESIPAETLVTTETAWGTLTAVRHSAEIEGCEVSWDLMPCPPENNNAVWNS, encoded by the coding sequence ATGTCCAAGGAACCACATCATGCCATGCCGAACCGCGAATCCTTCACCACCAAAGACATCATCCACGACATATGGACGGCCACTGGTCTGCCCCCAGAGGCACTCACAGCCCTCGACCTCCCAGGCGCAGACGCCAGCCCAGCCCTCCCATCATCTTTCAAAATCGGCCCTCTGGCACAAGCATCAATTGCCCTGTCCGCCCTCGCCGCGCGCCTCCTCCGCTCCACCAGGGTCGACGACAGCGCCCTGCCCACAGTCCGCGTGCCCGCCGCCCACGCGGCCATCGAGTTCAAATCCAACAGCCTATACACGCTCCGCAGAAACGAGACCCCCCTCCCGCCGTACACGCACAACCCCATCGGCGGGCTGCACAAGACGTCGGACGGGCACGTACGCATCCACGACGTCTTCCCACATCACGTCCAAGGAACGCTGAAGCTGCTCGGGCTGCCAGCGGACGCGGCCAGGCACCACGTCGCAGGTAAAGTCGCGCGGTGGCGCAAGACGGACCTGGAAGAAGAGGGCACGGAAAGAGGCAAGGTGGCCATCTATGCGCTGCGGTCGTACGAGGAGTGGGATGCGCTCCCGCAGTCCGGGGCCGTGGACGCTCGTCCGGTTCTGCTCGAGCCCATTGGGGGCGGCAGCTCGACGCCAAAGCCCATGGCTCCCCTTGCCGAGGGAGGCAAGAGGTGTCTTTCCGGGCTGAGGGTCGTCGAGCTCACGCGCGTCATTGCCGGTCCCGTGTCTGGCAAAACTCTTGCCGCTCATGGTGCGGACGTGCTGTGGGTGACGGCGCCGGGTCTGCCGGCCTTGCCGATGTTGGATATCGATCTGAGCAGGGGGAAGCGCAACATTCAGCTCGACATTCACAGAGCGCAGGATAAGGAGCGGTTGATGGACCTGCTCAGGAATTGCGACGTCTTTATTCAGGGGTACAGACCCCAGAGTCTGGCCTCGCGCGGGCTGTCGCCAGAGGAACTTGTCAAGATCAACCCGAATATTGTTTGTGCCAACATGTCGGCATTTGGCCCTACTGGTCCGTGGTCTCACCGTAGAGGCTTTGACAGTCTTGTCCAGGCTGCCTCGGGGATGAATATCTCTGAAGCCGACAAGGCTGGCCAGGGAGAAGCATCCAGGGTTCTTCCGTGCCAGGCTCTGGATCACGCAAGTGGGTATCTGCTCGCTAcgggcatcatggctgccgtTTACCGTCGGGCTGCACTCGGTGGTGCGTGGCAGGTTGATGTGTCATTGGCCGGGACGATGAAATATCTACGCAGCCTGGGTCAATATCCCGGTGCAACTGGATTTGCCGTTGGCGACTATTTAAAAGGCGAGAGTATTCCCGCGGAGACACTGGTGACGACGGAGACAGCATGGGGTACCTTGACAGCCGTGCGGCATAGTGCCGAAATTGAGGGCTGCGAAGTGAGCTGGGACTTGATGCCCTGTCCACCCGAAAACAATAACGCAGTCTGGAACTCATAA
- the axe-2 gene encoding Acetylxylan esterase 2, which translates to MKHILAPVALLAARATIPATDPGDDAKGCASGLYIISVRGTGEEQGIGVAGTLLGKKVAEQVKGSKIVGLQYPATLASPPYPSSVGNGTKNLTELLEDYHKSCPDGKVAILGYSQGAQVSLDTLCGTDEAGFTTTDAISSSAVDNVVAVALFGDPTHIANVSYDRGTSKKNGLFPRNNSASCEKYASKIASWCDTGDVYCDLGEDTAVHGQYFSNYGPEIVQFIVDKYNGKSGGNSTSVPTGTSTPTGISAPTGGNSTATTARPTGSSTSSGGAAPSTTPSPGAAAGLEVASKGLYVALPLALMAMFQML; encoded by the exons ATGAAGCACATTCTAGCCCCCGTTGCCCTGCTCGCTGCCCGCGCAACAATCCCAGCCACCGATCCTGGCGATGATGCCAAGGGTTGCGCCTCAGGTCTCTACATCATCAGTGTCCGTGGTACTGGTGAGGAGCAAGGTATTGGTGTTGCCGGCACCTTGCTTGGCAAAAAGGTTGCCGAGCAGGTCAAGGGCAGCAAGATAGTCGGCCTCCAATACCCAGCGACTCTCGCAAGTCCGCCATACCCTTCCTCCGTCGGCAATGGCACCAAGAACCTGActgagctcctcgaggacTACCACAAGAGCTGCCCCGATGGCAAGGTTGCCATTCTTGGTTACTCCCAGGGTGCCCAGGTCTCCTTGGATACTCTCTGCGGAACCGACGAGGCGGGATTCACGACCACCGATGCTATTTCTTCCAGTGCCGTTGATAATG TTGTCGCTGTTGCTCTGTTTGGTGACCCTACCCACATTGCCAATGTCTCTTATGATAGGGGCACTAGCAAAAAGAACGGG CTATTTCCCCGCAATAACAGCGCCAGTTGCGAGAAATATGCCAGCAAAATCGCATCTTGGTGCGACACCGGCGATGTGTACTGCGACTTAGGAGAAGACACGGCTGTCCATGGCCAGTACTTTAGCAATTACGGCCCCGAAATCGTCCAGTTCATCGTCGACAAGTACAATGGCAAGAGCGGCGGCAACTCGACCAGCGTCCCTACCGGTACTTCTACTCCCACTGGCATTTCTGCTCCTACTGGCGGCAATTCGACTGCGACGACTGCTAGGCCCACGGGCTCTTCCACCTCCTCCGGTGGTGCTGCTCCCTCAACGACTCCCTCTCCTGGAGCCGCTGCTGGCTTGGAGGTGGCTAGCAAGGGTCTCTATGTTGCCTTGCCATTGgccctcatggccatgtttcaAATGCTATAG
- the ILV2 gene encoding Acetolactate synthase catalytic subunit — translation MCLPAGIGHIFALDHFELTTTTPNSRVRAVPSPAFNAADQSHVQPLANQPKNDMDESFIGKTGGEIFHEMMLRQGVKHIFGYPGGAILPVFDAIYNSKHFDFILPRHEQGAGHMAEGYARASGKPGVVLVTSGPGATNVITPLQDALSDGTPLVVFCGQVPTTAIGSDAFQEADVVGISRACTKWNVMVKNVAELPRRINEAFEIATSGRPGPVLVDLPKDVTAGILRKAIPTETALPSLPSAASRAAMEHSHKQLQASIKRVAELVNISKQPVIYAGQGIVQSENGPEFLRELSEKCSIPVTTTLHGLGGYDELNEKALHMLGMHGSAYANMAMQEADLIIALGGRFDDRVTGNIAKFAPGAKAAAAQKRGGIVHFEIMPKNINKVVQATEAIEGDVAASIKLLLPEVEPRSMEDRKAWFDKINEWKKKWPLSHYDRSERNGLIKPQTLIEELSNLTADRKHKTYIATGVGQHQMWTAQHFRWRHPRTMITSGGLGTMGFGLPAAIGAKVAQPEALVIDIDGDASFGMTLTELATAAQFNIGVKVIVLNNEEQGMVTQWQNLFYEDRYAHTHQVNPDFVKLAESMHVQSRRLVDPAETVDALKWLIDSEGPALLEVVTDKKVPVLPMVPAGSALHEFLVFDGEKDKERRDLMRQRTGGLHG, via the exons ATGTGCCTCCCCGCCGGCATCGGCCACATCTTTGCATTGGACCATTTTGAGCTGACCACGACAACTCCCAACAGTCGTGTACGCGCCGTGCCAAGTCCTGCCTTCAACGCAGCCGATCAGAGTCATGTTCAGCCATTGGCGAACCAGCCCAAAAATGACATGGATGAGTC ATTTATTGGCAAAACGGGAGGCGAAATTTTCCACGAGATGATGTTGAGACAAGGTGTCAAGCACATTT TTGGATACCCTGGCGGTGCCATTCTGCCCGTTTTCGATGCCATCTATAATTCAAAACACTTTGATTTCATCTTGCCTAGACACGAACAAGGTGCGGGTCATATGGCTGAGGGCTATGCTCGTGCTTCTGGCAAGCCTGGTGTCGTCCTTGTAACCTCGGGACCCGGTGCCACTAATGTCATCACCCCTTTGCAGGATGCCCTTTCTGATGGAACGCCTCTGGTTGTCTTTTGCGGGCAGGTTCCCACCACCGCCATTGGAAGCGATGCATTCCAGGAGGCCGATGTTGTGGGAATTTCTCGGGCCTGTACGAAGTGGAATGTTATGGTTAAGAACGTTGCCGAGTTGCCTCGCCGAATCAACGAAGCTTTCGAAATCGCCACATCTGGCCGGCCCGGTCCCGTCCTTGTCGATTTGCCCAAAGACGTTACTGCCGGTATTCTAAGAAAGGCCATCCCTACCGAGACGGCCCTCCCCTCTCTGCCCAGCGCCGCGTCACGAGCCGCCATGGAGCACAGTCATAAACAGTTACAAGCTTCTATCAAGCGTGTCGCCGAGCTCGTTAACATTTCTAAGCAGCCCGTCATTTATGCAGGCCAGGGTATCGTCCAGTCCGAGAATGGTCCCGAGTTTTTAAGGGAACTGTCCGAGAAGTGCTCTATTCCTGTTACTACTACCCTCCACGGTCTGGGTGGCTATGATGAGCTTAACGAAAAGGCTCTGCATATGCTGGGCATGCACGGTTCTGCTTACGCTAATATGGCTATGCAAGAGGCCGATTTGATCATTGCCTTGGGCGGTCGCTTTGATGATCGGGTTACGGGAAAtattgccaagtttgctcCTGgagccaaggctgctgccgcccAGAAGCGTGGCGGTATTGTTCACTTTGAGATTATGCCCAAGAACATCAATAAGGTTGTCCAAGCTACAGAGGCTATCGAAGGCGATGTAGCCGCTAGCATAAAGCTTCTTTTGCCCGAGGTCGAGCCTCGATCTATGGAGGATCGCAAGGCCTggtttgacaagatcaacgagtggaagaagaagtggcCGCTGTCTCACTACGACAGATCAGAGCGTAATGGGCTTATCAAGCCTCAGACCCTTATTGAAGAGTTGAGCAATCTGACGGCTGATCGCAAGCACAAGACTTACATTGCCACCGGTGTCGGTCAACATCAGATGTGGACTGCACAGCACTTCCGGTGGAGACATCCTCGGACTATGATTACCTCAGGAGGTCTGGGAACAATGGGCTTTGGTTTGCCTGCTGCCATTGGCGCCAAGGTCGCCCAGCCTGAGGCTCTTGTTATTGATATTGATGGTGACGCCTCCTTCGGCATGACTCTGACTGAGCTGGCCACCGCCGCGCAGTTTAATATTGGTGTTAAGGTTATCGTCCTGAATAATGAAGAACAGGGCATGGTCACCCAGTGGCAGAACCTCTTTTATGAGGATCGCTACGCCCACACTCACCAGGTTAACCCTGATTTCGTGAAGCTGGCCGAGTCAATGCACGTCCAGTCTCGCCGTCTGGTTGACCCTGCCGAGACTGTGGATGCCCTCAAGTGGCTGATCGACTCCGAAGGCCCTGCTCTTTTGGAAGTTGTCACTGACAAGAAGGTGCCCGTTCTGCCAATGGTGCCTGCTGGCTCTGCTCTACATGAGTTCCTTGTATTCGATGGGG AGAAAGATAAGGAGCGACGAGACCTGATGCGACAGAGAACTGGTGGTTTGCACGGTTAA